One region of Zingiber officinale cultivar Zhangliang chromosome 7B, Zo_v1.1, whole genome shotgun sequence genomic DNA includes:
- the LOC122004341 gene encoding serine/threonine-protein kinase UCN-like: MDEEVVLDLNQIRAVRVLGRGAMASVFLVSAAPGSRLPTLFARRARWELSLLSRLSAAPGDHHHPFLPSLLGSVETPDLLAWAIPFCPGGDLHALRRSLSPSNEEAFSADAIRFYLSEIVTALAHLHSMRVAYRDLKPENVLLRSSGHIMLADFDLSRHLPARSTTHSSLPPPLPSDNHSHAPRRKLTRVFSFGAADDQIKKGRSARVSPASRRRTSSSSISKSREGSGGDDERSFSFVGTEEYVAPEVVRGEGHGFAVDWWALGILAYEMAYGQTPFRGRNRKETLRNILTLPPMFPGRRRTDLTDIIERLVVKDPERRLGFSGGVEEVKAHPFFDGVKWELLPEVARPPFLAPVILPFFLPFLLLSNLLCEEGTKIEGFRGVEERLDAKQSPAVFYTRPGFVCREGKCWGSATQTRPCKESRGER; encoded by the coding sequence ATGGATGAGGAGGTGGTGTTGGATTTGAACCAGATCAGGGCGGTTCGCGTCCTGGGCCGTGGAGCCATGGCCTCGGTCTTCCTCGTCAGCGCCGCACCCGGCAGTCGCCTCCCCACGCTCTTCGCCCGCCGCGCCCGCTGGGAGCTATCCCTATTGTCCCGCCTCTCAGCCGCTCCCGGTGATCACCACCACCCGTTTCTCCCTTCCCTCCTTGGCTCCGTCGAGACGCCGGACCTCCTCGCTTGGGCGATCCCCTTCTGCCCCGGCGGCGACCTCCACGCCCTCCGCCGCTCCCTTTCTCCTTCCAACGAGGAGGCGTTCTCCGCGGACGCGATCCGCTTCTACCTCTCGGAAATCGTCACCGCTCTCGCCCACCTCCACTCCATGCGCGTCGCCTACCGCGACCTCAAGCCAGAGAACGTCCTCCTCCGTTCATCCGGCCATATTATGCTCGCCGATTTCGATCTCTCCCGCCACCTCCCTGCCAGATCGACCACCCACTCCTCCCTTCCTCCTCCACTTCCCTCCGACAACCACAGCCACGCCCCCCGGAGGAAACTCACACGCGTGTTCTCCTTCGGCGCCGCGGACGACCAGATCAAGAAAGGGAGGTCGGCGAGAGTCTCCCCGGCGAGTCGCCGTAGGACGAGTTCCTCGTCCATCTCGAAATCCAGAGAAGGATCCGGTGGTGACGACGAGCGGTCGTTCTCGTTCGTGGGGACGGAGGAGTACGTGGCGCCGGAAGTGGTGCGCGGCGAAGGGCACGGCTTCGCGGTGGACTGGTGGGCGCTTGGGATCCTGGCGTACGAAATGGCATACGGACAGACGCCCTTCCGGGGGCGGAACAGGAAGGAGACGTTGCGCAACATTCTTACGCTGCCGCCAATGTTCCCAGGCCGGCGGCGCACCGATCTCACTGACATTATCGAGCGGCTCGTGGTCAAGGACCCGGAGAGGAGATTAGGGTTTAGTGGGGGTGTGGAGGAGGTGAAGGCGCACCCTTTCTTCGATGGGGTGAAATGGGAGCTTTTGCCAGAGGTGGCGCGGCCTCCGTTCCTGGCGCCGgtaattttacctttctttcttccgttcctcctactctcgaatctgctctgcgaggaaggaactaagatcgaagggttcagaggagttgaggagc